One window of Gemmatimonadaceae bacterium genomic DNA carries:
- a CDS encoding DUF779 domain-containing protein has protein sequence MERVDCTPEAAVMIDRLVAQHGPVLFHQSGGCCDGSAPMCYQRGEFRIGARDVLLGFIHGATPVYIGAAQFEYWQHTRLTIDVVPGRGAGFSLEAPEGVRFLTRSRLFTDAEAVEMLLAAPPARGPEAAGLA, from the coding sequence GTGGAGCGGGTGGACTGCACGCCGGAGGCGGCGGTGATGATCGACCGGCTGGTGGCGCAGCACGGGCCGGTGCTGTTTCACCAGTCGGGCGGGTGCTGTGATGGGAGCGCGCCGATGTGCTACCAGCGCGGCGAGTTCCGGATCGGGGCACGCGACGTGCTGCTGGGCTTCATCCACGGGGCGACGCCGGTGTACATCGGTGCCGCGCAGTTCGAGTACTGGCAGCACACCCGGCTGACGATCGACGTGGTGCCGGGTCGAGGTGCCGGGTTTTCGCTGGAGGCGCCGGAAGGGGTGCGGTTCCTGACGCGGTCGCGGCTGTTCACGGATGCGGAAGCCGTGGAGATGCTGCTGGCTGCGCCGCCGGCGCGCGGACCGGAGGCGGCGGGGCTGGCGTAG
- a CDS encoding aldehyde dehydrogenase → MSATLEQDGIATVPSAASRLRMTIPIRSRYENWINGAYAPPANGQYFSNPSPVTGQHLCDVARGTAPDIERALDAAHAAFKTWGRTSAAERSVILNKIADRVEANLEALAVIETIDNGKPIRETMAADLPLVIDHFRYFAGCIRAQEGSLSQLDDDTVAYHFNEPLGVVGQIIPWNFPLLMATWKLAPALAAGNCVVMKPAEQTPVSIMAFMELVADLLPPGVVNIVQGFGIEAGKPLASSNRIAKIAFTGETTTGRLIMQYASENLIPVTLELGGKSPNIFFADVMDADDDFFDKALEGFGMFALNQGEVCTCPSRALVQESIYDAFMERATARVAAFKLGHPLDLATQVGAQASNDQLEKILSYFDIGRAEGATVRLGGERFHQDGETANGYYVKPTIFEGNNSMRVFQEEIFGPVVSVTKFKDEADALHIANDTLYGLGAGVWTRNINTAYRFGRHIQAGRVWTNCYHAYPAHAAFGGYKQSGIGRENHLKMLNHYQQTKNMLVSYSPKALGFF, encoded by the coding sequence ATGTCAGCAACCCTCGAACAGGACGGCATTGCGACCGTCCCCAGTGCAGCATCCCGGCTTCGGATGACGATCCCGATCCGGTCGCGGTACGAGAACTGGATCAATGGTGCCTATGCGCCGCCGGCGAACGGGCAGTACTTCTCGAATCCCAGCCCGGTCACCGGCCAGCACCTGTGTGACGTCGCGCGTGGCACGGCGCCGGACATCGAGCGCGCGCTGGATGCCGCACACGCCGCGTTCAAGACGTGGGGTCGCACGTCGGCGGCGGAACGGTCGGTGATCCTGAACAAGATCGCGGACCGTGTCGAGGCGAACCTCGAGGCGCTGGCCGTGATCGAGACGATCGACAACGGCAAGCCGATCCGCGAGACGATGGCCGCCGACCTGCCGCTGGTGATCGACCACTTCCGCTACTTCGCCGGCTGCATCCGCGCGCAGGAGGGGAGCCTGTCGCAGCTCGACGACGACACGGTGGCGTACCACTTCAACGAGCCGCTCGGCGTGGTCGGGCAGATCATCCCGTGGAACTTCCCGCTGCTGATGGCCACGTGGAAGCTGGCACCGGCGCTGGCGGCCGGGAACTGCGTGGTGATGAAGCCGGCCGAGCAGACGCCGGTGAGCATCATGGCGTTCATGGAGCTGGTGGCCGACCTGCTGCCGCCGGGTGTGGTGAACATCGTGCAGGGCTTCGGCATCGAGGCCGGCAAGCCGCTGGCGAGCAGCAACCGCATCGCGAAGATCGCGTTCACCGGCGAGACGACCACCGGCCGGCTGATCATGCAGTACGCCTCGGAGAACCTGATCCCGGTGACGCTGGAGCTGGGCGGCAAGAGCCCGAACATCTTCTTCGCCGACGTGATGGACGCGGACGACGACTTCTTCGACAAGGCACTCGAGGGGTTCGGCATGTTCGCGCTGAACCAGGGCGAGGTGTGCACCTGTCCGTCGCGGGCGCTGGTGCAGGAGTCGATCTACGATGCGTTCATGGAGCGGGCGACGGCGCGCGTGGCGGCGTTCAAGCTCGGCCACCCGCTGGACCTGGCCACGCAGGTGGGCGCGCAGGCGTCGAACGACCAGCTGGAGAAGATCCTCAGCTACTTCGACATCGGCCGCGCCGAGGGGGCGACGGTGCGCCTGGGTGGCGAGCGCTTCCACCAGGACGGTGAGACGGCAAACGGGTACTACGTGAAGCCGACGATCTTCGAGGGCAACAACAGCATGCGCGTGTTCCAGGAGGAGATCTTCGGCCCGGTCGTCTCGGTGACGAAGTTCAAGGACGAGGCGGATGCGCTGCACATCGCGAACGACACGCTCTACGGCCTGGGGGCCGGTGTCTGGACGCGCAACATCAACACGGCCTACCGCTTCGGCCGGCACATCCAGGCCGGTCGCGTCTGGACGAACTGCTACCATGCCTACCCGGCGCACGCAGCGTTCGGCGGCTACAAGCAGAGCGGCATCGGCCGCGAGAACCACCTGAAGATGCTGAACCACTACCAGCAGACGAAGAACATGCTCGTGAGCTACAGCCCGAAGGCGCTCGGGTTCTTCTGA
- a CDS encoding SGNH/GDSL hydrolase family protein: protein MSRHVGREFARYISLGDGLSADLTPALDLKVADVSVALERDARSGDVPPVGASSLLFSNDDERWPDFLGLDLQSLTGCSGIVRLATDGASIGDIFDEQVLTLEGDGSPTLVTLTAGAIDLLSAVATKPAPARRDAIVRDAVSGVLAIAELLHARFDDLTLVLTTLPDPTDGLGTFADARDGDAVPPAALLQFNAQLRERAARLGGTIVAEAHAAFQGHGMTAPEGERWFWRRSPHEPSAAGASGLRACWLDALGVLP from the coding sequence GTGAGCCGGCACGTTGGGCGCGAGTTCGCGCGATACATCTCGCTTGGCGACGGCCTCTCGGCGGACCTGACGCCGGCGCTGGACCTGAAGGTGGCCGACGTGAGCGTGGCGCTGGAGCGCGACGCGCGCAGCGGTGACGTGCCGCCGGTGGGCGCGAGTTCGCTGCTGTTCAGCAATGACGACGAGCGCTGGCCGGACTTCCTCGGCCTGGACCTGCAGTCGCTCACCGGGTGTTCCGGGATCGTGCGGCTGGCGACGGACGGCGCGAGCATCGGCGACATCTTCGACGAGCAGGTGCTGACGCTCGAGGGAGATGGGTCGCCGACCCTGGTGACGCTCACGGCAGGGGCGATCGACCTGCTCAGCGCCGTCGCGACGAAGCCCGCACCGGCGCGCCGCGATGCGATCGTGCGGGATGCGGTCAGCGGCGTGCTGGCGATCGCGGAGTTGCTGCATGCACGCTTCGACGACCTCACGCTGGTGCTGACGACGCTGCCTGACCCGACCGACGGGCTTGGCACGTTTGCTGATGCGCGCGATGGCGATGCGGTGCCGCCGGCCGCGCTGCTGCAGTTCAACGCGCAGTTGCGCGAGCGCGCCGCGCGGCTCGGCGGGACGATCGTGGCGGAGGCACACGCCGCGTTCCAGGGGCACGGCATGACGGCGCCGGAGGGGGAGCGGTGGTTCTGGCGACGAAGCCCGCACGAGCCGAGCGCAGCCGGGGCCTCCGGCCTGCGCGCGTGCTGGTTGGATGCACTCGGGGTGCTGCCATAG
- a CDS encoding 4-hydroxy-3-methylbut-2-enyl diphosphate reductase, with product MSSTDEETYYRKGFGLKADVQDTLADDYTGRLVDLLRASEYTLTAGNVTVRLAKEFGFCYGVERAVEYAYQTRRKFPDRKVFLAGEIIHNPHVNHKLREMDITFLQAKGTGFDYDLVQPDDVVILPAFGVTIQDFETLRALGCIMVDTTCGSVLNVWKRVERYARDGFTSLIHGKHYHEETRATASQVQKFPEGRYLVVRDMAEARLVCDYIEGRWDREAFLATFAADRASPGFDPDLHLHRIGVANQTTMLARESLAIGEEVGQAMARAHGAAFREANFRTFDTICSATQDRQDAVDELLQEPLDVMLVVGGYNSSNTMSLAAICADKVTTYHVEDAEGIDPGTGVVRYRPIGLHFEEATRAGWMPASGPVRVGITAGASTPNNKIGEAVARIFLTRGIDPATIG from the coding sequence ATGTCATCCACCGACGAAGAGACGTATTACCGGAAGGGCTTCGGGCTCAAGGCCGATGTGCAGGACACCCTCGCCGACGACTACACCGGCCGCCTGGTGGACCTGCTGCGCGCCAGCGAGTACACACTCACGGCGGGCAACGTGACGGTGCGGCTGGCGAAGGAGTTCGGCTTCTGCTACGGCGTGGAGCGCGCCGTGGAGTACGCGTACCAGACGCGGCGCAAGTTCCCGGACCGGAAGGTGTTCCTCGCCGGCGAGATCATCCACAACCCGCACGTGAACCACAAGCTGCGGGAGATGGACATCACGTTCCTGCAGGCGAAGGGCACCGGCTTCGACTACGACCTGGTGCAGCCGGATGACGTGGTGATCCTGCCGGCATTCGGCGTGACGATCCAGGACTTCGAGACGCTGCGGGCGCTGGGGTGCATCATGGTGGACACCACCTGCGGCTCGGTGCTGAACGTCTGGAAGCGCGTGGAGCGCTATGCACGGGATGGCTTCACGTCGCTGATCCATGGGAAGCACTACCACGAGGAGACGCGGGCGACCGCCTCCCAGGTGCAGAAGTTCCCCGAGGGGCGCTACCTGGTGGTGCGTGACATGGCCGAGGCGCGCCTCGTGTGCGACTACATCGAGGGGCGGTGGGACCGGGAGGCATTCCTGGCCACCTTCGCGGCCGACCGGGCGTCGCCCGGCTTCGATCCGGACCTGCACCTGCACCGCATCGGCGTCGCGAACCAGACGACGATGCTCGCGCGTGAGTCGCTGGCGATCGGCGAGGAGGTGGGCCAGGCGATGGCGCGGGCGCACGGCGCGGCCTTTCGCGAGGCGAACTTCCGCACCTTCGACACGATCTGCTCGGCGACGCAGGACCGGCAGGATGCGGTGGACGAGCTGTTGCAGGAGCCACTGGACGTGATGCTGGTGGTGGGCGGCTACAACTCCAGCAACACGATGTCGCTGGCGGCGATCTGTGCCGACAAGGTGACGACGTACCACGTGGAGGACGCCGAGGGCATCGATCCCGGGACGGGTGTCGTGCGTTACCGGCCCATCGGGCTGCACTTCGAGGAGGCGACGCGCGCCGGCTGGATGCCTGCGAGCGGGCCGGTGCGGGTGGGAATCACGGCCGGCGCGAGCACGCCGAACAACAAGATCGGCGAGGCGGTGGCGCGCATCTTCCTGACGCGGGGCATCGACCCGGCGACGATCGGGTGA